The sequence below is a genomic window from Luteolibacter arcticus.
CGAAGACGTTGGTGTCGACGAGGTAGCTCAAAGCTCCAGAGGCTGAGAATCATCCGCGTCCCGCGGGGCAATTTCAAATGTTCCGGGACAGGACAAGATGAGATCCACCAGTCCCCGGTTGGCGGGGTGGCTGATCCGCCGCAGTGTGATGGTGTCGCCGTCTTCGATCGTGATCTCGAAGTCATCCCCCGGCTGGAGTTGGAGCTGTTGTCGGACAACTCCGGGCAGGACGATCTGACCTTTTTGGGATAGCACCGTAGTCATCGTAGGAAAATCCTACACGTTGGGGGGCTACTTGCAAGCAAGCAGGGAGCGGGCGTGGCATCGCCTTCCTACTGGAAGAAAAATCCCGGCAGTGGTGGCCACTGCCGGGAGGGAATCGTCTTGGATGGCGGTGACCCTCAGATCATCTCCAGGATCGACTTGAACGTCGCGCTCGGGCGCAGGGCAGCGGAGGCCTTGGCATCGTCCGGCTGGAAGTAGCCGCCGATGTCTACGGGCTTGCCTTGGACGGCATTGAGCTCTTCCACGATCTTGGCTTCGTTCGCGGCGAGCTGTTCGGCCACCGGGGCGAAGATGGCTTGCAGCTCCAGATCGCCGGTCTGCGTGGCCAGCTCGTGCGCCCAGTAGAGTGCGAGGTAGAAGTGCGAGCCGCGGTTGTCGATGGTTCCGAGCTTGCGGCCCGGTGAGCGGTCGAACTCTAGGAACTTGCCAGTGGCGGCATCGAGCGTGTCGGCCAGCACCTTGGCGCGCGGCAGCTTGAAGGTATCGGCAATGTGTTCGAAGGACGGGGCGAGCGCGAAGAACTCACCGAGGCTGTCCCAGCGCAGGTAGTTCTCCTCGATGAACTGCTCGACGTGCTTTGGCGCGGATCCGCCGGCACCGGTTTCGAAGAGTCCGCCGCCATTCATCAGCGGGACGATGGAGAGCATCTTCGCCGAGGTGCCGACTTCGAGGATTGGGAAGAGGTCGGTGTTGTAATCGCGCAGCACGTTGCCGGTCACGGAGATGGTGTCCTTGCCCTGCACGATGCGCTCGAGCGAGTAGGTGCAGGCATCGGCCGGGGCGAGGATCTTGATCTCCAGGCCGCTGGTGTCGTGATCCTTCAGATACTTCTCGATCTTGGTGATGAGCTGGGCGTCGTGGGCGCGGGTCTTGTCTAGCCAGAAGACGGCCGGATCGCCGGTGGCGCGGGCGCGGTTCACGGCAAGCTTCACCCAGTCTTGGATCGGCGCGTCCTTGGTCTGGCAGGCGCGCCAGATGTCGCCGGCTTCCACGTCGTGGGAGAGCAGCACGTTGCCCGCGCTGTCGGTCACGCTGATGGTCCCCTTGGCGGGGGCTTCGAAGGTCTTGTTGTGCGAGCCGTATTCCTCGGCGGCCTGGGCCATGAGGCCGACATTCGGCACCGAGCCCATGGTCTTGGGATCGAGCGCGCCGTTCTTTTTGCAGAAGTCGATGACCGCCTGATAGATGCCCGCGTAGGAGCTGTCCGGGATCACGGCGAGGGTGTCGCCGGTCTTGCCCTGCGCGTCCCAGACCTTGCCGCCGGCGCGGATCATCGCGGGCATCGAGGCATCCACGATCACGTCGCTCGGCACGTGGAGGTTGGTGATGCCCTTGTCGGAGTTCACCATCGAGAGGCTCGGGCCATTCGCGTAGGCGGCCTGGATGTCAGCTTCGATTTCGGCCTTCTTGTCGGCAGGCAGCTTCTCGATCTTCGCGACCAGATCGCCGAAGCCATTGCGGAAATCGACGCCGAGTTCCTTGAGCGTCGCGGCATGCTTGGCGATGAGGTCCTTGAAGAACACTTCCACCGCGTGGCCGAAGATGATCGGGTCACTGACCTTCATCATCGTGGCTTTCATGTGCAGTGAGAACAGCACGCCATCGGCCTTCGCCTTGGCGATCTGCCCTTCGAGGAAGGAAACCAACGCTGCCTTGCTCATGAAGGTGGAGTCGATGATCTCACCGGCTTTCAGCGGCGTGGACTCCTTGAGGACCTTCACGCTGCCATCGGCACCGGTGAAGGTGATCTTCACGTCGGTCGCGGCGGCAACGGTCACCGATTTCTCATTGGAAAAAAAGTCCCCGTTTCCACCCATGGTGCCGACAGACGTATTCGAGTCCGCGGACCAGGCACCCATCGAGTGCGGGTGGGCCTTGGCGTAGTCCTTCACCGCCTTCGGCGCGCGGCGGTCAGAGTTGCCTTCGCGCAGCACCGGATTCACGGCAGAGCCCATGACCTTCGAATAGCGTGCCTTGATGTCCTTCTCGGCGTCGGTCTGTGGGTTCTCCGGGAGATCCGGGAGGGCATAGCCTTTCGCTTGGAGCTCGGCCACGGCGGCCTTGAGCTGCGGGACGGAGGCGGAGATGTTCGGCAGCTTGATGATGTTCGCCTCGGGTTTCAGGGTCAGCGCACCGAGTTCGGCGAGATGGTCGCCGATCCGCTGGTCCTCCGCGAGGAACTCGGGGAACTGGGCGATGATGCGGCCGGCCAGCGAGATGTCCCGGGTTTCCACCGTGATGCCGGAGTGCTTCGTGAACGCCTGGACGATCGGCAGGAACGAGTAGGTCGCGAGCAGCGGGGCCTCGTCGGTCTTCGTGTAAATGATGGTGGGAACCGTGGACATGGAAGTGGCGGTCGTTTCGACCGGGCTTGGAACTAGGGAAATGCCCCGCCCGGGTCAATCCCGGGGGGAATCCGCGGGCGGAAGAGCATTTTCCGGGCTGGCAGGCCTCGGGCGACCCCCGTTGACACGAAAAATGACGCGCCGCCGTGGTTGCGAAAGGCCGCCGGACCGCTCATCGTAACGAGGCAGCCTGACACGACCGATATGAAATACCTCGCTCTTTCGCTCCTCACCGCCACCGCGGCGGTCGCTTCCGCCGATGACGCCCAGAAGGCCAAGCTCATGGAAACCGGCAAGGCAGCCTTCATGACCTGCATGGCCTGCCACGGTGCCGACGGAACGGGCATGAACATCCCGCCGGACAAGAAGATGGCGCCTTCGCTGGCTGGCTCCAAGATCGTGACCGGAGAACCGGCGGCGCTCGCGCTCGCCATTCTCAAGGGCATCCAGAAGGATCCTGCGAATGCCCAGATCCTCGGGATCATGGCTCCGCTCGAGCTGCAGCTCGACGACAACAAGCTCGCCGGCGTGATGACCTACGTCCGCAATTCCTTCACCAACACCGCCTCGGTCGTGACCCCGGAAGACGCGAAGAAATTCCGCGAGCAGTTCAAGGACATCAAGGCCCAGGTGACTCGCGCCCAGCTCGATGAAGCCGGTAAGAAGAAGGACAAGTAAGCAGCAAAACGATGCGCGCCTTCCTCGCCCCCTTCGTGCTAGTCTCGGCCGCGGCTCCTGCGGCCGAGGTCGTGAAGCTGGAACTAACCGCCGACGACCGGATGGTCTATAGCAAGACCGCCTTTGAGGTGGTCAGCGGCCAGAAGGTCTCGCTGGTGTTCAAGAACACCAGCGCCAAGGGCGAGAAGTCGATGAAGCACAATGTGGTGCTGCTCAAGCCAGGCACCACGATCATCCAGTTTGCAGCCAAGTGCAATGCCGCCGCGGCGACCGGCTATGTGCCGACCGACAAGGAATCGAAGGCGCTGATGGTGGGCAACACACGGCTGATCGGCGGCGGCGAAACCGCCACGCTGAATTTCGTGGCGGGTGAACCGGGCGAGTATCCGTTCTTCTGCTCCTCACCCGGCCACTTCGACAAGATGTTCGGCAAGATCGTGGTGAAGCCGAAATGATCCGGCGACACGGCAGTCCCCTTTAAATGAAAAGCGCGCGGCCCCAGCGGGTCGCGCGCTTTTTCGTGAGGGAGATCAAGCCTTGGTCTTGAGCAGGTCGCGGATCTCGGTGAGGAGCTTCTCCTCAGCAGTCGGTGCAGCAGGTGCGGGCGGCACCTCCTTTTCTCGCTTCAGGATACCGAGTGCTTTCTTCACCACCAGGAAGACCGCGAATGCCAGAAGAATGAAGGCGATGAAATCCGTGATGAACTGGCCGTAGCCGATCACCGGCTCACCAGCTTTCAATGCATCGGCGTAGGATACTTTTTTTTCCGGGAAGTTCAGATTCACATACATATCCGAGAAGTTCACACCCCCCGTTACCTTCCCGAGGAGGGGCATGAAGACATTGTCCACGAGGGACTTCACAACGGTTCCGAATGCGCCGCCGATGATGATACCGACGGCCATGTCGATGAGGTTGCCTTTGAAGGCGAATTCTTTGAACTCCTTGATCATGGAAATGGGAATTGGTGCGGTTCCATCCAAGCAGCGTTTCTAACATCGCGCAACGTCGATTCTGTAAGGAACGCAGGCGTGATCATTGGAATCGAAGGGCGCTCGATCATCCGGGTCTCTGAAGGAATTGCAGCCGCTTTGAGGCAAAAAAGCCGGAGCCCTTCGGGGGGGCTCCGGCCTGTGGAGATCAGCTGTTCGTGGCGATCACTCCGCCATGACGACGGGAGCCACGACGGTGAGGGACGTCAGCGGCCACGGGCCGCCGA
It includes:
- a CDS encoding AbrB/MazE/SpoVT family DNA-binding domain-containing protein; this encodes MTTVLSQKGQIVLPGVVRQQLQLQPGDDFEITIEDGDTITLRRISHPANRGLVDLILSCPGTFEIAPRDADDSQPLEL
- a CDS encoding NADP-dependent isocitrate dehydrogenase gives rise to the protein MSTVPTIIYTKTDEAPLLATYSFLPIVQAFTKHSGITVETRDISLAGRIIAQFPEFLAEDQRIGDHLAELGALTLKPEANIIKLPNISASVPQLKAAVAELQAKGYALPDLPENPQTDAEKDIKARYSKVMGSAVNPVLREGNSDRRAPKAVKDYAKAHPHSMGAWSADSNTSVGTMGGNGDFFSNEKSVTVAAATDVKITFTGADGSVKVLKESTPLKAGEIIDSTFMSKAALVSFLEGQIAKAKADGVLFSLHMKATMMKVSDPIIFGHAVEVFFKDLIAKHAATLKELGVDFRNGFGDLVAKIEKLPADKKAEIEADIQAAYANGPSLSMVNSDKGITNLHVPSDVIVDASMPAMIRAGGKVWDAQGKTGDTLAVIPDSSYAGIYQAVIDFCKKNGALDPKTMGSVPNVGLMAQAAEEYGSHNKTFEAPAKGTISVTDSAGNVLLSHDVEAGDIWRACQTKDAPIQDWVKLAVNRARATGDPAVFWLDKTRAHDAQLITKIEKYLKDHDTSGLEIKILAPADACTYSLERIVQGKDTISVTGNVLRDYNTDLFPILEVGTSAKMLSIVPLMNGGGLFETGAGGSAPKHVEQFIEENYLRWDSLGEFFALAPSFEHIADTFKLPRAKVLADTLDAATGKFLEFDRSPGRKLGTIDNRGSHFYLALYWAHELATQTGDLELQAIFAPVAEQLAANEAKIVEELNAVQGKPVDIGGYFQPDDAKASAALRPSATFKSILEMI
- the mscL gene encoding large conductance mechanosensitive channel protein MscL, translating into MIKEFKEFAFKGNLIDMAVGIIIGGAFGTVVKSLVDNVFMPLLGKVTGGVNFSDMYVNLNFPEKKVSYADALKAGEPVIGYGQFITDFIAFILLAFAVFLVVKKALGILKREKEVPPAPAAPTAEEKLLTEIRDLLKTKA
- a CDS encoding plastocyanin/azurin family copper-binding protein, giving the protein MRAFLAPFVLVSAAAPAAEVVKLELTADDRMVYSKTAFEVVSGQKVSLVFKNTSAKGEKSMKHNVVLLKPGTTIIQFAAKCNAAAATGYVPTDKESKALMVGNTRLIGGGETATLNFVAGEPGEYPFFCSSPGHFDKMFGKIVVKPK
- a CDS encoding c-type cytochrome translates to MKYLALSLLTATAAVASADDAQKAKLMETGKAAFMTCMACHGADGTGMNIPPDKKMAPSLAGSKIVTGEPAALALAILKGIQKDPANAQILGIMAPLELQLDDNKLAGVMTYVRNSFTNTASVVTPEDAKKFREQFKDIKAQVTRAQLDEAGKKKDK